The following proteins come from a genomic window of Dreissena polymorpha isolate Duluth1 chromosome 1, UMN_Dpol_1.0, whole genome shotgun sequence:
- the LOC127839051 gene encoding uncharacterized protein LOC127839051: protein MLTKNNVIQHIVTLDSNESAFNTAATVLIIFGVVILMFAAFGFFFVCLPKRCSGGKQLFGGLYIIFLSLVLIGELGGEIAAAVFKGKLDDQLPDILKKSLGSNYKEGNNLQAKAWDFVQVLLTCCGSKGPQDYYGTSFNNTNRHVPDTCCVLTNKDPEHPNVKNYFECQFEAYQIQHNVTSNSSDFIHKEGCFTSFESQINGHLAQLVGIGVAIVMLELLGIVLACYVCRKGDDNDPDNDKRSKARSHNRNLTPYTRRNGNLNNGEGVDNKTNSGPSNANYPDNDKRYKVRFHNGNRTPYTRLNGDLNYGGGVDNETNSDASNAPYVVGPDDGNPDGDGLDVGNPDGDGPDVGNPDDDGPDVGNPDGDGQDVGYPDGDGPDVGNPDGDGPDVGNPDGDGPDVGNPDGDGPDVGNPDGDGPDVGNPDGDGPDVGNPDDVCQVVTNPWYGMPSFVPFDQTHDDRILREMPSSLRDELNTLCSRIGNNFVYKKDVDDVMMEMPSFVRDKLKKLCYQLHIDVSEKKACDCLIRQTLLSVHKENNEKNL, encoded by the exons ATGTTGACCAAGAACAACGTAATCCAGCATATTGTGACGTTGGACTCCAACGAGAGCGCTTTTAACACTGCAGCCACTGTGCTAATCATCTTCGGCGTCGTAATCCTGATGTTTGCTGCCTTCGGCTTCTTTTTCGTCTGTCTTCCGAAAAGATGTTCTGGAGGAAAACAGTTATTCGGCGGACTG TACATCATCTTCCTGTCGCTGGTGCTAATAGGTGAACTGGGAGGTGAAATTGCAGCTGCAGTTTTCAAGGGGAAG TTAGACGATCAGTTGCCGGACATTCTGAAAAAGTCGCTGGGTTCGAATTATAAGGAAGGCAATAATCTGCAGGCAAAGGCTTGGGACTTTGTTCAAGTGTTG TTAACGTGTTGCGGCTCAAAAGGACCACAGGATTACTATGGAACAAGTTTCAACAACACGAAC AGACACGTACCAGACACTTGCTGTGTCCTGACCAATAAAGATCCGGAACATCCCAATGTAAAGAACTATTTTGAATGTCAATTTGAGGCCTATCAGATACAACATAATGTTACTTCTAACTCTTCTGATTTCATCCATAAAGAG GGTTGCTTTACTTCATTTGAATCGCAAATTAATGGTCACCTTGCTCAGTTAGTCGGCATTGGAGTGGCTATTGTCATGCTGGAG TTGCTGGGTATTGTACTGGCCTGTTACGTGTGCAGAAAGGGAGACGACAACGACCCTGATAATGATAAAAGATCTAAAGCACGCTCCCACAATCGGAATCTGACACCATATACCAGACGCAACGGCAACCTAAATAATGGTGAGGGCGTTGATAATAAAACGAATAGTGGTCCATCTAATGCCAACTACCCTGATAATGATAAAAGATATAAAGTACGCTTCCACAATGGGAATCGGACACCATATACCAGACTCAACGGCGACCTAAATTATGGTGGCGGTGTTGATAATGAAACGAATAGTGATGCATCTAATGCCCCATATGTTGTTGGTCCGGATGATGGTAACCCGGATGGTGATGGCCTGGATGTTGGTAACCCGGATGGTGATGGCCCGGATGTTGGTAACCCGGATGATGATGGCCCGGATGTTGGTAACCCGGATGGTGATGGCCAGGATGTTGGTTACCCGGATGGTGATGGCCCGGATGTTGGTAACCCGGATGGTGATGGCCCGGATGTTGGTAACCCGGATGGTGATGGCCCGGATGTTGGTAACCCGGATGGTGATGGCCCGGATGTTGGTAACCCGGATGGTGATGGCCCGGATGTTGGTAACCCGGATGGTGATGGCCCGGATGTTGGTAACCCGGATGATGTTTGCCAAGTTGTTACGAACCCGTGGTATGGAATGCCATCATTTGTGCCTTTTGATCAAACGCATGATGATAGAATTTTGAGGGAAATGCCATCATCACTGCGTGACGAACTCAATACACTATGCTCCAGAATtggtaataattttgtttataaaaaagatGTTGATGACGTTATGATGGAAATGCCATCATTTGTGCGAGACAAACTCAAAAAACTATGCTACCAACTGCATATCGATGTTTCTGAAAAAAAGGCTTGTGATTGCCTAATTAGGCAAACACTATTATCTGTGCataaagaaaataatgaaaaaaatttataa